A stretch of Aureispira sp. CCB-E DNA encodes these proteins:
- a CDS encoding energy transducer TonB: MLINGLQLGGVLLYAGPEITGGQLALSLIGIAVLVYGMILGYKFYLNKKSQELLSKNSDSPESKSALVRKYQEVDVFKQTRTITYGSRVIALLAIYLIINWTNVTITQLLTFDDIPDIEEIMTEPPNTPPQPPPPPPPPPPPPPPAQIEEVEEEVEEVEQEDQEIEEDTEINDTPTDYDGPYGDGPAPEPEPEPEPEPEPEPEIFTIVEQMPRFPGCEDQAGDNNAKKACADQKLLKFIYENISYPTMARENGIEGMSVVSFTVMEDGSIKDAKILRDPGGGCGKEALRIINMMNRMPQKWTPGKQRGKAVRVKYNLPVRFKLN; encoded by the coding sequence ATGTTAATCAACGGACTGCAATTAGGTGGTGTTTTGCTGTACGCAGGTCCAGAGATAACAGGTGGTCAATTGGCTTTGAGCTTGATAGGTATTGCCGTATTAGTATATGGTATGATTCTCGGCTACAAATTCTACCTGAATAAAAAATCTCAGGAACTTTTAAGCAAAAACAGTGATAGCCCTGAAAGCAAATCTGCTTTGGTTCGGAAATATCAAGAGGTAGATGTTTTCAAGCAAACACGTACGATTACCTATGGTAGCCGTGTTATTGCTTTGTTGGCAATTTATCTAATCATCAACTGGACAAATGTTACCATTACTCAGTTGTTGACTTTTGATGATATTCCTGACATCGAAGAGATTATGACGGAACCACCAAATACACCACCTCAACCACCACCACCACCACCGCCACCACCACCACCACCACCACCAGCTCAAATCGAGGAAGTGGAGGAAGAAGTAGAAGAAGTGGAACAGGAAGATCAAGAAATAGAAGAGGATACAGAAATTAATGATACTCCTACCGACTATGATGGTCCTTATGGAGATGGTCCAGCTCCAGAACCGGAGCCAGAACCAGAGCCGGAACCAGAGCCAGAGCCAGAAATCTTTACAATTGTAGAGCAAATGCCTCGCTTCCCTGGTTGTGAAGATCAAGCAGGTGACAATAATGCAAAAAAAGCTTGTGCGGATCAGAAATTATTGAAGTTCATCTACGAAAACATCAGCTATCCTACTATGGCTCGTGAAAACGGAATTGAAGGAATGTCTGTTGTAAGTTTTACCGTCATGGAAGATGGTTCTATCAAAGATGCTAAGATTTTGCGTGATCCAGGAGGAGGATGTGGAAAAGAAGCATTAAGAATCATTAACATGATGAATAGAATGCCTCAAAAATGGACTCCTGGAAAACAACGTGGTAAAGCTGTACGTGTAAAATACAACTTGCCTGTTCGATTCAAATTAAACTAA
- the nadD gene encoding nicotinate (nicotinamide) nucleotide adenylyltransferase — translation MKIGLFFGSFNPIHTGHLIIANHIVENTPLEELWLVVTPHNPHKKRATLANDYDRLHLVNLSIEGHLKLRSCNIEFELPKPSFTIDTLTYLKEKHPEHDFVLIMGGDNLGSFHKWKNYEVILANYEIYVYSRPNYDLGALQEHPSIHMVEAPLMEISSSVIRKLIKERKSIRYWVPDKVLEEIEQSGMYL, via the coding sequence ATGAAAATAGGACTTTTTTTTGGCTCTTTTAATCCCATTCATACAGGACATTTAATCATTGCTAATCACATTGTAGAAAATACTCCTTTGGAAGAACTTTGGCTGGTAGTTACCCCACACAATCCACATAAAAAACGGGCTACTTTGGCGAATGATTATGATCGATTGCATTTGGTCAATCTAAGTATTGAGGGACATTTGAAGTTACGATCTTGTAATATTGAATTTGAGTTACCCAAACCTTCTTTTACCATTGATACTCTAACCTATCTCAAAGAAAAACACCCAGAGCATGATTTTGTATTGATTATGGGTGGAGATAATTTAGGGTCTTTCCATAAATGGAAAAATTACGAAGTCATTTTAGCTAACTACGAAATTTATGTCTATAGTCGTCCTAATTATGATTTAGGTGCCCTACAAGAACATCCTAGTATTCATATGGTGGAAGCCCCTTTGATGGAAATCTCTTCCTCTGTTATTAGAAAATTAATTAAAGAGCGTAAGTCTATTCGATACTGGGTTCCTGATAAAGTTTTGGAAGAAATAGAACAATCGGGAATGTACTTGTAA
- a CDS encoding leucine-rich repeat domain-containing protein, whose protein sequence is MHYFFIFWLYYCCCSCQSAESTSTVVEVPNPSITDSLTAWEQNLLAIPEIIQDTIAQELYIKSLPKLPDTKNFFGNLQLNALQHGSRKSLRKVYQNIATPYQNNAYERTKHLDLSYQNIYYIPNKVANYPNLKYLSLSNNRVQALNPNLASCKQLRKLDLSSNGMLQLPMGLSLLTQIDELVLADNRLNSLPNYFSNLTNLKTVDISNLHTGMSEFYNNFTKFPMVLTRMSNVEKLFLEKLPIRSLPKSIQNMTKLQVLSLNGNRVINLNQAFNALANVPDLIALDLSFIGRKTLPQSIQKLKNLKILVWHEEKQRNRAFVEETLQKWLPNTKIYYGKKGMATLFLRGNTVTTIRTIGNE, encoded by the coding sequence ATGCACTATTTTTTTATCTTTTGGCTATACTATTGTTGCTGCTCTTGCCAATCGGCAGAATCGACATCAACGGTTGTGGAGGTTCCTAATCCATCTATCACAGATAGCTTAACAGCATGGGAACAAAATTTATTAGCAATTCCTGAAATCATACAAGATACCATTGCTCAAGAGCTTTATATTAAGTCATTGCCCAAGCTTCCTGACACAAAGAATTTTTTTGGAAATTTGCAACTGAATGCCTTACAACATGGCAGTAGAAAGTCATTGAGAAAGGTCTATCAAAATATTGCAACCCCTTATCAAAATAATGCTTACGAACGCACCAAACATTTAGACTTATCCTATCAAAACATCTACTACATCCCCAATAAAGTTGCCAACTATCCCAACCTAAAGTATCTATCGTTGAGCAATAATAGGGTTCAAGCCCTCAACCCTAATTTGGCTTCTTGCAAACAACTTAGAAAGCTTGACCTTTCGTCCAATGGCATGTTACAACTCCCTATGGGTTTATCATTGCTTACACAGATTGACGAATTGGTATTGGCTGATAATCGCTTAAATTCGCTACCCAATTACTTTTCAAATTTAACCAATTTAAAAACAGTTGACATCAGCAATCTACACACAGGAATGTCTGAGTTTTACAATAACTTTACTAAATTTCCTATGGTATTAACTCGAATGTCAAACGTTGAAAAATTGTTTTTGGAGAAACTCCCCATACGAAGCTTGCCTAAAAGCATTCAAAATATGACAAAGCTTCAAGTTTTGAGTTTGAATGGGAATCGTGTCATCAACCTAAATCAAGCATTTAATGCTTTGGCGAATGTTCCCGATCTTATTGCCTTAGACCTTTCATTTATTGGTCGTAAAACGCTCCCACAAAGCATTCAAAAATTAAAAAATCTAAAAATATTGGTGTGGCACGAAGAAAAACAAAGGAACCGTGCTTTTGTAGAAGAAACATTGCAAAAATGGCTGCCCAATACCAAAATATATTATGGAAAAAAAGGAATGGCAACGCTCTTTCTTAGAGGCAATACCGTAACTACTATTCGTACTATTGGAAATGAATGA
- a CDS encoding WG repeat-containing protein produces MHYKISIFFTLFFTLQIAVAQQDSSNYQKKYAFQIKDPTEGLEKGQEFLYVDGIYKVWDGERFNWGFYDDKTKEKLTKAKYDTITYRYLHQEKKGFYRIKENGKWGMLGDDRSVWVPVQYDALNYISKRQHPYISIEIGDKYGVLNTDGTPVLEAIYDDILFDGYRYKVKKGAKWGLKNAKGEELIPTCFDQIGDHQYISHTRVKIGKKWSVYNWIKDNPCQTEKKYDDIDYFSRYFVVREQGKFGLLDINAKEILPFEYDFMSPFFLKYLNSVLVGKDKKVGLLRIDTSDQVHTAVPIEYSDIWIDENNFKLKVRLGDKIDYYYNDQTLFDLAYNDVQYYEDINRVMVKKGTKWGMLTVEGEQIIPIAYSKIHVMNANQFMVQKGTKWGVLNGQGKEMIPVIYDQFDYRPKKKFFFVLKNGKWGIVSITKGVILPPKYEDMYALPNRTYMVKVKGLWGVVAAGGRVIVPAEYSSYKYKYKNKEVVLIHPDGHVKKYPLR; encoded by the coding sequence ATGCATTATAAAATCAGTATTTTTTTTACCTTATTTTTTACGTTACAAATAGCTGTCGCACAGCAGGATTCTAGTAATTATCAAAAAAAATATGCCTTTCAAATTAAAGACCCAACAGAAGGTTTGGAAAAAGGGCAGGAGTTTTTGTATGTAGATGGTATTTATAAAGTTTGGGATGGAGAGCGATTTAATTGGGGATTTTATGATGATAAAACCAAAGAAAAGTTAACCAAGGCTAAGTATGATACTATAACTTATCGTTACTTGCATCAAGAAAAAAAAGGTTTTTATAGAATCAAAGAAAATGGCAAATGGGGAATGTTGGGGGACGATCGTAGCGTTTGGGTGCCTGTACAATACGATGCTTTAAACTATATATCTAAACGTCAACATCCTTATATCAGTATTGAAATCGGCGATAAATATGGTGTCCTAAATACTGATGGAACCCCTGTTTTAGAAGCGATCTACGATGATATTTTGTTTGATGGTTACCGTTATAAGGTCAAAAAAGGAGCTAAGTGGGGGCTAAAAAATGCCAAAGGAGAGGAGTTAATTCCTACTTGTTTTGATCAAATAGGGGATCACCAATATATTAGCCACACTCGTGTGAAAATTGGCAAGAAATGGTCGGTTTATAACTGGATTAAGGATAACCCTTGTCAGACAGAAAAAAAATACGATGATATTGATTATTTCTCTCGTTACTTTGTGGTTAGAGAACAGGGTAAGTTTGGTTTGTTAGATATTAATGCAAAAGAAATTCTGCCTTTTGAATATGATTTTATGTCTCCATTTTTCTTGAAATACTTGAATAGTGTCTTGGTAGGGAAGGATAAAAAAGTAGGCTTGTTGAGGATAGATACTAGTGACCAAGTACATACTGCGGTACCAATTGAATATAGCGATATTTGGATTGATGAAAATAACTTTAAACTAAAAGTTCGATTAGGCGATAAAATCGATTATTATTATAATGATCAAACGCTTTTTGATTTGGCGTATAACGATGTGCAATACTATGAAGATATTAATCGTGTGATGGTCAAAAAAGGCACTAAATGGGGGATGTTAACGGTAGAAGGTGAACAAATTATTCCCATTGCTTATTCTAAAATTCATGTTATGAATGCCAATCAGTTTATGGTGCAAAAAGGGACTAAATGGGGAGTGTTAAATGGGCAGGGAAAGGAAATGATTCCTGTTATTTATGATCAATTTGATTATCGACCTAAAAAGAAATTTTTCTTTGTCTTAAAAAATGGTAAATGGGGGATTGTCTCGATTACTAAAGGAGTTATTTTGCCTCCTAAGTATGAAGATATGTATGCGCTTCCGAATAGAACTTATATGGTCAAAGTAAAAGGACTTTGGGGAGTTGTAGCTGCTGGAGGACGTGTCATTGTTCCAGCTGAGTATAGTTCTTATAAATACAAATATAAAAATAAAGAAGTAGTTTTGATACACCCAGATGGTCATGTTAAAAAATACCCGCTTCGGTAG
- a CDS encoding metallophosphoesterase: MEYKRTLVIGDIHGSIDALESALKVAHYSPSEDRIICLGDYIDGWKYSYEVVDKLIALQAASPFENIYLKGNHEEWFLEVLNQNFEQFRVDRFITTKYRDWMLSGGLSTYLSYAQRSDAEILRHKTAFFDKLKLYHIENQKLFVHAGFDYQMGFEASLQFYPESLLWDRTLFRKVVQLWNLEQEGAWVDKKVTKIDQFEKIYIGHTPTIKYNWSIPQKMGNVINLDQGCKTTGVLSIWIEEQDVFFQNK, translated from the coding sequence ATGGAATATAAAAGAACATTAGTTATCGGAGATATTCACGGCAGTATTGATGCACTAGAAAGTGCTTTGAAGGTAGCCCATTATTCTCCTAGCGAAGATCGAATTATTTGTTTGGGAGATTATATTGATGGTTGGAAGTATTCTTATGAGGTGGTAGATAAGTTGATTGCGTTGCAAGCAGCATCGCCCTTTGAAAATATTTACTTGAAAGGGAATCATGAAGAATGGTTTTTGGAGGTACTGAATCAAAATTTTGAACAATTTAGAGTAGATCGATTTATAACTACCAAATACAGAGACTGGATGCTGAGTGGTGGTTTGTCTACCTATCTATCTTATGCGCAACGAAGTGATGCGGAAATTTTGAGGCATAAAACGGCATTTTTTGATAAGTTAAAATTATATCACATCGAAAACCAAAAATTATTTGTACATGCTGGGTTTGATTATCAAATGGGCTTTGAAGCATCGTTGCAATTTTATCCAGAGTCGTTGCTATGGGATAGAACCTTGTTTCGAAAAGTGGTACAATTATGGAATTTGGAACAGGAGGGTGCTTGGGTTGATAAAAAAGTAACAAAAATAGATCAATTTGAGAAAATTTACATCGGGCATACGCCAACGATTAAGTATAATTGGTCGATTCCACAAAAAATGGGTAATGTTATCAATCTAGATCAAGGCTGTAAGACAACAGGGGTTTTAAGTATTTGGATAGAGGAGCAAGACGTTTTTTTTCAGAATAAGTAA
- the dnaK gene encoding molecular chaperone DnaK: protein MAKIPIDLTKGTLKEVEVPKENVIIGIDLGTTNSLVAYMLDGTPTVVTDHIGKNALVPSIIHFENENSVVVGHDAIEKLVTDPENTIFSIKRLMGKSYQDVEDYKRFFSYQIIDNEVEDSLVKIRIKDKFYTPIELSAKILAQLKRRIEKTLGAEVTRAVITVPAYFNDAQRQATRDAGKLAGLDVLRIVNEPTAASLAYGIGLDADDIKTVAVYDLGGGTFDISILKIEHGIFEVLSTNGDTFLGGDDFDRAIQQYWMDTYKFDTDNNAALTQELRLAAEAAKKSFAKKATFETTIAGITCQMTKDQFEEMVQPLVQRTLAACENALKDAELSIRDIDEVIMVGGSTRMDLIQQRVGQFFDKKLNNTLNPDEVVALGAAVQADILAGNNQDILLLDVTPLSLGIETVGGLMDTIIARNTKVPIKAGRQYTTSVDGQTNLKVAVYQGERDLVADNRKLGEFVLRGIPPMAAGIPKIEIHFLLNADGILKVRAKELRSGVEQTVEMRSPYGISEEEMGRMLLESIQNAKGDMAVRALIEARTEAQNVVLASRKFIQQNVTILTKEEVEKTMELVTALETASKGEDKDLIHQRMEELNEYTTPLAHRALDANIANAMKGKKL from the coding sequence ATGGCAAAAATTCCAATAGACTTAACGAAGGGAACATTAAAAGAAGTAGAAGTACCAAAAGAAAACGTTATTATTGGTATAGACCTAGGAACAACAAATAGTTTAGTTGCTTATATGTTAGATGGAACGCCGACTGTTGTTACGGATCATATTGGTAAAAATGCCTTAGTCCCATCTATTATACATTTTGAAAATGAAAATTCTGTAGTGGTAGGGCATGATGCGATTGAAAAATTAGTGACAGATCCAGAGAATACCATTTTTTCGATTAAGCGATTGATGGGAAAATCGTATCAAGATGTGGAAGACTATAAGCGCTTTTTTTCTTATCAAATTATTGATAATGAGGTAGAAGATAGCTTGGTTAAAATTAGGATTAAGGATAAATTTTATACGCCAATTGAATTGTCGGCAAAAATTTTGGCACAACTCAAACGACGTATTGAGAAAACGCTTGGTGCTGAGGTGACTCGTGCCGTTATTACAGTTCCTGCTTATTTTAACGATGCCCAACGTCAAGCAACACGGGATGCAGGGAAATTAGCAGGACTGGATGTCTTGCGTATTGTCAATGAACCCACTGCGGCAAGTTTGGCATATGGAATTGGGTTGGATGCAGATGATATTAAAACGGTTGCTGTTTATGATTTGGGAGGCGGAACATTTGATATTTCTATTCTTAAGATAGAACATGGTATCTTTGAGGTGTTGTCTACAAATGGAGATACTTTCTTGGGAGGGGATGACTTTGATCGTGCGATTCAGCAATATTGGATGGATACCTACAAATTTGATACAGATAATAATGCCGCACTGACACAAGAACTTCGATTAGCAGCAGAAGCAGCCAAAAAATCTTTTGCAAAGAAAGCTACTTTTGAAACAACTATCGCTGGAATTACTTGCCAAATGACCAAAGATCAATTTGAAGAAATGGTGCAACCTTTGGTACAACGAACTTTGGCAGCTTGCGAAAATGCACTCAAAGATGCGGAGTTAAGTATTAGAGATATTGATGAAGTTATTATGGTAGGTGGCTCGACTCGAATGGATTTAATACAGCAACGGGTAGGACAGTTTTTTGATAAAAAGCTTAACAATACGCTTAATCCAGATGAAGTTGTTGCTTTGGGCGCCGCAGTGCAAGCGGATATTTTGGCAGGAAATAATCAGGATATATTGTTATTAGATGTAACGCCTTTGTCGTTGGGAATTGAAACAGTAGGAGGGCTAATGGATACCATTATAGCGAGAAATACAAAAGTTCCAATCAAAGCTGGTCGTCAATATACTACTTCGGTAGATGGGCAAACCAATCTAAAAGTAGCTGTATATCAAGGTGAACGTGATTTGGTTGCTGATAATAGAAAGTTAGGAGAGTTTGTTTTGCGTGGCATACCTCCAATGGCGGCAGGAATTCCCAAAATTGAAATTCATTTTCTGTTGAATGCGGATGGTATTTTAAAAGTTCGAGCAAAAGAATTACGCTCAGGGGTAGAGCAAACAGTAGAAATGCGTTCTCCTTATGGGATTTCTGAAGAAGAAATGGGGCGTATGCTATTAGAGTCAATTCAGAATGCTAAAGGAGATATGGCTGTACGGGCGTTGATTGAGGCTCGTACCGAAGCTCAAAATGTCGTATTGGCTTCTCGTAAATTTATCCAACAAAATGTCACCATATTGACCAAAGAAGAGGTAGAGAAGACAATGGAGTTGGTAACAGCTCTTGAAACAGCTTCTAAGGGTGAAGACAAAGATTTGATTCATCAACGAATGGAAGAACTAAACGAATATACAACGCCATTGGCACATCGAGCTTTGGATGCTAATATCGCCAATGCGATGAAGGGAAAAAAACTATAA
- the ade gene encoding adenine deaminase gives MIIKTNYVDINNRTIFAAKIELKDKKIAQITPINESVEGYAIPGFVDAHVHIESSMLIPSEFARLAVIHGSVGTVSDPHEIANVMGLEGVYYMIENGKKVPFKFNFGAPSCVPATSFETAGAEIDVEGIKTLMADNDIKYMAEMMNYPGVIFEDPMVMAKLAAAKAANKPIDGHAPGVRGEQIQKYIQAGISTDHECFELEEALEKLSLGMKVIIREGSAAKNFDTLISILPEHTANVMFCSDDKHPDDLMLGHINQLAARAVAQGIPLFDVLQVACINPVQHYNLDIGLLQVGDWADFAIVKDLQNFEVEATYINGQLVAQDGKSLIHRVDEVAINNFNTYPKEAKEFVCVPQTETLHVIKAIDGALITESFEAPAKIEQGNTISNTETDVLKMVVVNRYSNTPPAVAFINGFNLKEGALASCVGHDSHNIIAVGTDDDAICKAVNLIIKNKGGISAIGSQQEHVLPLPVAGIMSTDEGELVANLYSTIDRFSKEQLGCSLRAPFMTLSFMALLVIPRLKLSDKGLFDGGDFKFTPLFV, from the coding sequence ATGATAATCAAAACTAATTACGTTGATATAAACAATCGAACCATTTTTGCTGCTAAAATTGAGCTAAAGGACAAAAAAATAGCTCAAATTACTCCCATTAATGAATCAGTGGAAGGTTATGCTATTCCTGGATTTGTCGATGCACATGTGCACATAGAAAGTTCTATGCTCATTCCTTCTGAGTTTGCCCGTTTAGCAGTCATTCACGGTTCCGTCGGAACGGTCTCTGATCCTCATGAAATTGCTAATGTAATGGGGCTTGAAGGGGTTTATTATATGATTGAAAATGGGAAAAAAGTGCCCTTTAAGTTTAATTTTGGGGCTCCTTCTTGTGTTCCTGCTACTAGTTTTGAAACAGCAGGAGCAGAAATTGATGTGGAAGGAATCAAAACATTGATGGCGGACAACGACATCAAATATATGGCAGAAATGATGAATTACCCTGGGGTAATTTTTGAGGATCCCATGGTTATGGCTAAACTAGCAGCTGCCAAGGCTGCTAACAAACCTATTGATGGGCATGCTCCAGGTGTTCGAGGGGAACAAATTCAAAAATACATTCAGGCAGGTATTAGTACCGATCACGAATGTTTTGAATTGGAAGAAGCCTTGGAAAAACTCAGCTTGGGTATGAAAGTTATCATTCGAGAAGGTTCTGCTGCTAAAAATTTTGACACCTTAATTTCTATACTTCCCGAGCATACAGCTAACGTTATGTTTTGTTCGGATGATAAACATCCTGATGACCTTATGTTGGGTCATATCAACCAACTAGCAGCAAGAGCAGTGGCACAGGGTATTCCCTTATTTGATGTCCTTCAAGTTGCCTGCATCAACCCAGTACAACATTACAATTTAGATATTGGATTATTACAAGTGGGCGATTGGGCAGACTTTGCCATTGTAAAAGATCTACAGAATTTTGAAGTTGAAGCTACCTATATCAATGGGCAACTTGTTGCTCAAGACGGTAAATCACTTATTCATAGAGTGGATGAAGTAGCTATTAATAACTTCAATACCTACCCTAAAGAGGCTAAAGAGTTTGTCTGTGTTCCTCAAACAGAAACCCTTCATGTGATCAAAGCAATTGATGGCGCCTTGATTACTGAAAGTTTTGAAGCCCCTGCCAAAATTGAGCAGGGCAATACCATATCTAACACCGAAACAGATGTTCTCAAAATGGTCGTTGTGAATCGCTATTCCAACACACCTCCTGCTGTTGCCTTTATCAATGGATTTAATTTAAAAGAAGGGGCATTGGCATCTTGTGTAGGACACGATTCTCACAATATTATTGCGGTCGGAACAGATGATGATGCCATTTGTAAAGCAGTTAATTTGATTATAAAAAACAAAGGGGGTATTTCGGCAATTGGTTCTCAACAAGAACACGTTTTGCCACTTCCTGTCGCTGGTATTATGTCAACCGATGAAGGTGAGCTTGTCGCCAATTTATATTCTACAATTGACCGATTTTCAAAGGAGCAATTGGGCTGTAGCCTAAGAGCCCCTTTTATGACCCTATCTTTTATGGCTTTGTTGGTTATTCCTAGATTAAAATTAAGTGACAAAGGGCTATTTGATGGAGGTGATTTCAAATTTACGCCTTTATTTGTATAA
- a CDS encoding lysylphosphatidylglycerol synthase domain-containing protein: protein MHTNTTSSLSIKGKGFLFKSLAQHKFFVRILKLTLVIVLGAILYHQIFGREDLTLQKLGVEFWQHLSWKKVPLLMLVLVLMPLNWFFETQKWLALMRKIESISFFQALKVVLIGLSCSLFTPNRVGEYGGRVMMVSPQNRLLAIWATMVGISSQWIVLVVGGWWGLMGAFYGGLIPIHEALLSSLILVGGVASSCLLGIYFNLRKIVPYSMKFKWTRNWAMKMQRSSFDYYNNKELIEALGYSITRYWIYSSQYVCLLFFFGFDANILSTFLGVIIVYLLQTGIPLPPSTGLLARGNIAVLILGYLTVKEDASMSILSATFSLWMINVVLPSVVGAFLIARLGWNEKEAESEEQMPVTSSRECTIQP, encoded by the coding sequence ATGCATACAAATACAACATCATCGTTATCTATTAAAGGTAAAGGCTTTCTTTTTAAGTCGTTAGCACAACATAAATTTTTTGTACGTATTCTAAAACTGACATTGGTTATTGTTTTGGGAGCTATTCTATATCATCAAATTTTTGGCAGAGAAGATTTGACCTTGCAAAAATTAGGAGTAGAATTTTGGCAGCATTTGTCTTGGAAAAAAGTTCCTTTATTGATGCTTGTACTTGTATTAATGCCTTTGAATTGGTTTTTTGAAACTCAAAAATGGCTAGCTTTGATGCGTAAAATTGAATCTATTTCATTTTTCCAAGCCCTAAAAGTAGTGCTAATCGGATTGAGTTGTTCTTTGTTTACACCCAATAGAGTAGGAGAGTATGGAGGACGTGTAATGATGGTATCTCCCCAAAACCGCTTATTGGCTATTTGGGCAACAATGGTTGGTATTTCTAGCCAATGGATTGTTTTGGTTGTTGGAGGATGGTGGGGATTGATGGGCGCATTTTATGGGGGACTTATTCCTATCCATGAAGCATTGTTAAGTAGCTTGATCTTAGTGGGGGGAGTCGCATCGAGTTGTTTGTTGGGAATCTATTTTAATCTACGAAAAATTGTGCCGTATAGCATGAAGTTTAAATGGACAAGAAACTGGGCGATGAAGATGCAACGTTCTTCTTTTGATTATTACAATAACAAAGAATTAATAGAAGCCTTAGGCTATTCAATAACACGTTACTGGATTTATTCTTCTCAGTATGTTTGCCTGCTGTTCTTTTTTGGATTTGATGCAAACATTTTAAGCACTTTTTTGGGGGTCATAATCGTCTATTTATTGCAAACAGGAATACCGTTACCACCCTCAACAGGTCTATTGGCAAGAGGTAATATTGCCGTGTTAATCTTGGGATATTTGACTGTAAAAGAAGATGCATCAATGTCGATCTTGTCTGCTACGTTTAGTCTTTGGATGATCAATGTTGTGTTGCCATCTGTTGTTGGGGCTTTTTTGATTGCTCGCTTAGGATGGAATGAAAAAGAAGCTGAAAGCGAGGAGCAAATGCCTGTTACTTCTAGTAGGGAATGCACTATTCAGCCTTAG
- the ruvC gene encoding crossover junction endodeoxyribonuclease RuvC, producing MSIKPKIILGIDPGSNVLGYAFIQVINKKKPRIITMGTLSMAKYDNHGQKLAHIFTELQKLIQLYQPTDAGIEAPFYGKNVQSMLKLGRAQGVAMVAIAQKGIPVEEYSPRSIKKAVTGNGNASKEQIARMLPHVVDGDIKTDLLDATDALGVAFCHHIQTQGMALGQKKYNDWGSFLKDNPNKRAKF from the coding sequence ATGAGCATAAAACCAAAAATCATATTGGGCATAGACCCTGGTAGCAATGTCTTGGGCTATGCCTTTATACAAGTTATTAACAAAAAAAAGCCGCGCATTATTACAATGGGCACCCTCAGTATGGCTAAATATGACAATCATGGTCAAAAGTTAGCACATATTTTTACAGAACTTCAAAAACTTATCCAACTTTACCAACCTACAGATGCAGGCATCGAAGCTCCTTTTTATGGTAAAAACGTGCAATCTATGCTAAAACTAGGTAGAGCTCAAGGAGTTGCTATGGTAGCCATTGCCCAGAAAGGCATTCCCGTTGAAGAATATTCTCCTCGTAGCATAAAAAAAGCTGTTACAGGTAATGGAAATGCCTCCAAAGAACAGATTGCTAGGATGTTGCCACACGTCGTAGATGGAGATATTAAAACAGACCTCTTGGATGCTACGGATGCCCTAGGGGTTGCTTTTTGTCATCACATCCAAACTCAAGGAATGGCTTTAGGGCAAAAAAAATACAACGACTGGGGTAGTTTTTTAAAAGATAACCCTAATAAAAGAGCAAAATTTTAG